AGAACATGGTCCACCGCGACAAGAACCACGCGAGCGTCGTCATCTGGTCGCTCGGCAACGAGGCCGGCTCCGGCTCCTCCTTCCGAGCCATGCACGAATGGATCCGCTCCTACGACCCGACGCGCGTCATCCAGTACGAAGGCGACAACTCCCCGGGCACCAGCGACATCCGCTCCAAGATGTACGAGCCGCCGAGCAGGGTCGAGGCGCGGGCCAAGGACACCTCCGACACCCGGCCGTACGTGATGATCGAGTACGCCCACTCGATGGGGAACTCGACCGGCAACTTCAAGGAGTACTGGGACGTCATCCGGCGCTACGACGTCCTGCAGGGCGGCTGGATCTGGGACTTCGTCGACCAGGCGCTCACCTGGCCGACACCCACGCGCAAGCTGCTCACCGAGACAGGACCCGCCGGCCTGAAGGGCGAGGTCATCAATCCCTCGGGCTCGTACGATGCCGAGCACGGCGTGAGCGGAGCAACTGTCTTCGCCCGCGACCAGCAGCTCGACGACCTGACCGGGTCGCTCACCCTCGAGGCCTGGATGACCCCGCACATCCGGGGCTCCCACCAGCCGATCCTGGCAAAGGGCGACACCCAGTACGCGCTGAAGCAGGCGGACAACGGCCTGGAGTTCTACATCTACACAGCCGGCCAGTGGAGCGCCGCCTCCTGGACCACCCCGGACGACGGCTGGACGGACAAGGAACACCACATCGCGGGCGTCTACGACGCGGACGCGGGGACACTGACCCTTTACGTGGACGGCGAGGCCAAGGCCACGAAGGCCAGTGCCCACGGCCCCAGCAGCAACACCGCCCCCCTCTCGCTCGCCGGTGAAGTGGACAACCCCACCCGGGAGTTCAGCGGCACCGTCCGCCGGGCCCGGGTGTACGCACGTGCCCTGAAGGCCGCCGAACTCGCCGACGACAAGCGCGGCCCCGGTGACGACGGCGTGCTGTTCTGGTTCGACGCGAAGACAGCCCGCTACACGCAGAAGAAGGCCCGGACGAAGACCTTCCACGCCTACGGAGGCGACTGGGGCGACAACCCCAACGACGGTGCGTTCAGCGGCGACGGCATCGTCCTGCCCGACCGCCGCCTCACCGGCAAGTCCGCCGAGGTCAAGCGGATCTACCAGCCGGTCACCGCCACTCGGCAGGAGGGCGCGGCACCCGGAGAGATCACCCTCACCAACGACAACCTCTTCACCGGTCTTCGAGCCTACGAAGGGCACTGGGAAGTCTCGCTGGACGGCGAAATCACGGCGCACGGCAAGCTCAGCCGCGCGCAACTCGACGTGCCGCCGATGACCGGCAAACGCATCACGCTGCCCATAGAACTGCCCCGCGACCCCGCACCCGGAGCCGAGTACTTCCTCCAACTGTCCTTCACGACAAAGGAACGCACACCCTGGGCCGACGCGGGCTTCGAGGTGGCGCGAATCCAGCTGCCACTCGACGCCGGCAGCCCCGAAGTCGTGCCGGCACCGCTCACGAGCGTGCCGGAGCTCACGTACCGCAGGAGCGACACCGCCGTCACCGTCACCGGCCGCGGCTTCGAGGTGATCATCGACACCGCGACCGGCCTCATCAGCTCCTACGAGGCGGCCGGCACCAAGCTCCTCACCTCAGGACCGATTCCCAACTTCTGGCGCGCACCCACCGACAACGACCGCGGCAGCGGCCAGCACACCCGCAACCAGACATGGCGGGACGCGGGTGCACGACGCGAGGTGACGGGCGTGACCGTGCGCGAACTGGACGGTCACGCAGTCGAGATCACGGTCAAGGGGACGCTGCCGACAGCCACCACCTCGGCGTACACCACGACCTGCACTGTCTTCGGCAACGGAGAGATCAAAGTCGACAACACGCTGAGCCCGGGCGCGACAACGCTGCCTTACCTCCCGGAGATCGGTACGATCCTGCACCTGCCCGCGGCTCTGGACCGGCTCCACTACTACGGGCGCGGCCCGGAGGAGAACCACTGGGACCGCAACGACGGTACAGATGTGGGGCGTTGGTCCGGCACCGTAGCCGAGCAGTGGTCTCCCTACCTGCGACCGCAGGAGAACGGGAACAAGACCGATGTCCGCTGGGCGGCCCTGACGGACAGCCGCGGCCACGGCCTGCTCGTCAGCGGTGACGGACTCCTTGAGGTCAACGCCTCGCACTTCACACCGGAGGACCTGTCCGTGGGCGCACGCCACGACTACCAGCTCACGCCACGCGACGAAGTGATCCTTCGGGTCAACCACCGGCAGATGGGCATCGGCGGCGACGACAGCTGGGGTGCGCAGACACACGACGCGTACAAACTGCCGGCCGACCGCGACTACTCGTACACCTACCGGCTGCGCCCACTCACGGACGTGCGGCAGGCGACGGCGCTCTCCCGCCGGCCGACGGCAGCCGAGTAGACGCGGCCGACCGATGTGCGGCGCCTCGGCGGTGGCACTCCACCGCCGAGGCGCTGTGCGCTCCAGGCGCGGGTCTACGCCGCGTCCGGAACCGCCCCGACCGCACCGCGGAAAGCAGGGAGGCCGCCCAAGCGCTGTACGTATGCGCTGAGCCGGGGGAACGCGCAGAGCGTCTCGGACCGGTCGAGGTGGACGAGCGCCACCCACAGGTCTACGTCCGCGGCCGTCAGCGACTCTCCCAGTGCGAAGGGGTGCCGGCTGAGCCGGCGGTCCAGCAGGTTCAGTGCCGAACGTCGCGCCGAGGGCCGTGCGGTGGGTGCGACATCCCGGTCCAGCACCTCGCACAGGGCATCGATGTCCGCTGCGAGGTGCGGCGGTCGGAGCGTGCATGACCGGCCCTCGCCGTCCCCGGAGAGCGGGCCCGCGAGGCTGCTGAGGATGTCGGGAGTGTGGTTGCTGACGATGCGTCCGCTCCAGCGGTCGCGCAGCGCGGGCACCGTGAGCGGCCCGTCGAAATGGTGCACCGTCGCTTCGTAGGCACGGCGCAGGGACGCGTAGGCGGCGGGGCTTTCGCCGGGGGAGGCCAGGACCGTGGTGGCGACGGTGTCGCGCAGGCCGAGGAGGTCGAGCGTGAGCGAGATGCGCAGGGAGCGGGGACAACTCTGCGACAGGAAAAGGTCGTAGCGGCCGGGCGCGGGATAGAAGCCCCCGGCTGCACCGACGCCGATGCGGCTGTGGAGACGGTGCGGGTGCGGGGACGCTGTGATGGAGGTGGCCGTGCTGGAACTGCGTGAAGCTGTTTTGGGCATGACTCTCCCGGTCAGATGAGAGGCCACTGCGGTCTGGGGCGCGCCGGTGGCCGGAAGCTGGGTGGATGCGCTGGCCGGAGACCGGCCGGATCGCGCGGACCGGTCGCGGATCAGTAAGCGCTGGAGACGCGCAGAAGATCGATGTGCAGGCGCCTGGTCAAGCCGCTCCTGGGCATGTCCACCCGTCTCACCGTCGGGGCTCGCGGGACGCGAGGCCACGCTTGTCCACGTCAGTCTGAGCAGGCTCGGTAACGCCGTCAAGACGTCCGGGCGGGTGGTCTCATCCAGTGGTCCGGCGCGTTGACATTCCCTTCGGCGCCTGCCTACCTTTCGCCAACAACGTGATCCCCAGGGGCCGGAGAAGTGACGGTGACAGCGATGCGCGCAGCTGACGGGACGGCCGCTCGGCGGCACCCCGGCTGCGTCCTGCTGTGCACGGACCGCTCCGTCGACCTGCTGCGCGTCAGCAGCGCGCTGTGTACGGCCGCCTGCAGCGCTCCCTGCGCTCCCTGCCGAGGCTGACGGCTTTCCGATCGTCACCGCAGGGGTACGGAAGACAAGACGTAGTTGTGTTGTTGGTACCGCTGGAGGGGAAGGGAAGGTGAGGCGAATGCGTCCGCTGACCCGTCGACACCCCCTGAGCCCGGTGCCGCCCCGCCGCCTGAACCTGTACTCCCGCCACCACATCGACCTGCTGCGCGTCGCCGGCGCGCTCTGTCGCCCCTGACCCGTTCCTTCGCAGCCGCGCCCCTCGTACGGGCGGGCTTTCTGCCGATACGGAATCTTCAGGAAGGCGTCACTGCCGTGACCTCAACACCCTCACCTCTGCACCTCGCGGTCGCTCTCGACGGCACCGGCTGGCACCCGGCGTCCTGGCGCGAACCGGTGGCCCGGCCCCGGGACCTGCTCACCGCCGCGTACTGGGCCGACCTCGTCGCGGAGGCCGAACGCGGGCTGCTCGACCTCGTGACCATCGAGGACGGGCTGGGACTGCAGTCCTCGCTCCTCACCGACCCCGACGACCGTACCGATCAGGTGCGCGGCCGGCTCGACGCGGTGCTCATCGCCGCGCGCATCGCGCCGCTGACCCGGCACATAGGTGTGGTGCCGACCGTGGTGACCACACACACCGAGCCGTTCCACATCTCGAAGGCGATCGCCACGCTCGACTACGTGAGCACGGGCCGTGCGGGCGTACGCGTACAGATCGACGCACGCCCCAACGAGGCCGCGCACTTCGGGCGCCGAACGATCGCGCCGCTGCCCGCCGGTGGCTACAACACCCCGGCCGGGCAGGAAGCGGTGCGCGCGCACTTCGACGAGGCGGCCGACTACGTGGAAGTGGTGCGCAGGCTCTGGGACAGCTGGGAGGACGGCGCGGAGATCCGGGACGCGGCCACCGGGCGGTTCATCGACCGCGAGAAGCTGCACTACATCGACTTCGAGGGCGAGCACTTCAGCGTGAAGGGCCCCTCGATCACCCCCCGCCCGCCGCAGGGGCAGCCGGTCGTCAGCGCGCTCGCCCATGCGACCTTCCCGTACCGCCTGGTGGCCAGGGCTGCCGACATCGGTTACGTCACCCCGCACGACGCCGAGCAGGCCCGCGCGATCGTGGACGAGATCCGGGCCGAACAGGCGGCGGCAGGCCGCGCGGACGAGACCGTGCACCTCTTCGGCGACCTGGTGGTCTTCCTCGACGAGGAGCCCGCCGAGGCCGCCGCCCGCAGGGAGCGCCTCGACGCACTCGCGGGACAGGAGTACACCAGCGACGCCCGCATCTTCGCCGGCACTCCATCACAACTCGCAGACCTCCTCCAGGAGTTGCAGCAGTCGGGACTGTCCGGCTTCCGCCTGCGCCCGGCCGTCGTGGGCCACGACCTCCCGGCGATCACCCGAGGCCTGGTCCCCGAGCTCCAGCGCCGAGGCGCCTTCCGAACCGCCTACGAGGCCGACACCCTGCGCGGCCTGCTCGGGCTCGCCCGCCCCGCCAACCGCTACGCCACCGCCACCGCCACTGCCTGAGCCGGACGGAGACCGCACACCATGAGCAAGCCGCTGAAGCAGATCCATCTGGCCGCCCATTTCCCCGGCGTCAACAACACGACCGTGTGGAGCGATCCGGCCGCCGGCAGCCACATCGAGTTCAGCTCGTTCGCGCACTTCGCGCAGACCGCCGAACGTGCCAAGTTCGACTTCCTGTTCCTCGCCGAGGGGCTGCGCCTGCGCGAACAGGGCGGAGAAATCTACGACTTGGACGTGGTGGGACGCCCCGACACCTTCGCCGTACTGGCCGCCCTCGCCGCCGTCACCGACCGCCTCGGCCTGACCGGCACCATCAACTCCACCTTCAACGAGCCCTACGAGGTGGCCCGCCAGTTCGCCAGCCTCGACCACCTCTCCGGCGGCCGCTCCGCCTGGAACGTCGTCACCTCCTGGGACGCCTTCACCGGGGAGAACTTCCGGCGCGGCGGCTTCCTGCCGAAGGAGGAGCGCTACTCGCGGGCCAAGGAATTCCTGGAGACCACCAACGAGCTCCTCGACTCCTGGCGCGGGGACGAGGTCGTCGCCGACCAGTCCGCCGGCACCTTCCTGAGCGACGCCAAGGCCGGCTCCTTCGTTCACACCGGCCAACACTTCGACATCCACGGCCAGTTCAACGTGCCGCGCTCACCGCAAGGCCGACCGGTCATCTTCCAGGCGGGAGACTCCGACGAGGGACGTGAATTCGCCGCATCGAGCGCCGACGCCATCTTCAGCCGATACGCAACCCTCAAGGAGGGCCAGGAGTTCTACACCGACGTCAAGGGGCGTCTGGCCCGATACGGCCGCAGCCGTGACCAACTGCTGATCCTGCCCGCCGCGAGCTTCGTACTCGGTGACACCGACGCCGAGGCCGAGGAGACCGCCCGCGAGGTCCGCAGGCAGCAGGTGAGCGGGGCCACCGCCATCAAGCACCTGGAATTCGTCTGGAACCGGGACCTGTCCGCGTACGACCCAGAGGGCCCTCTCCCGGACATCGACCCCGACCTCGGCGAACACACCCTCGCCCGCGGCCGGGCCCAAGTGCGCATGTACCGCGACCCGTTGGCCACCGCCCGCGAGTGGCGCGAACGCGCCGCCGCCAACAAGTGGTCGATCCGCGACCTGGTCATCGAGACCGGCAACCGGCAGACCTTCGTCGGATCACCCGCCACCGTGGCCGAGACGATCAACCACTTCGTCCAGTCCGATGCCAGCGACGGCTTCATCCTCGTCCCGCACATCACCCCCAGCGGCCTGGACACCTTCGCCGACCAGGTCGTCCCGCTGCTCCAGGAGCAGGGGGTGTACCGCACGGAGTACGAAGGCACCACACTGCGCGACCACCTGGGCCTGGCCCACCCCGACGACCGGAACGGCGTACGGACGGCGTCATGAAGCACCTGGCCACCACCCTGATCGTGCACGCCTTGGACGACCACTGAGGAGCCACCGCACATGTCCGACATCCCTCTCGGGATCCTCGACCTGGTCCCGATATCGTCCGGTTCCACGGCCACCGAGGCGCTGCTCAACACCATCGACCTGGCCCGACGGGCCGAGAGCTTCGGGTACGACCGCTACTGGTACGCCGAGCACCACCTCAACCCAGGAGTGGCCGGCACCTCTCCAGCCGTCGTCCTCGCGCTGACCGCTGCCGCGACCTCGACCATCCGGATCGGGTCCGGTGCGGTCCAACTCGGCCACCGCACCGCCCTGTCGACGGTCGAGGAGTTCGGCCTGATCGACGCACTGCACCCCGGACGCCTCGATCTGGGACTGGGCCGCTCCGGCGGCCGCCCGCCAGGAGCCCCCGCCGCACCGCTCCCGGGTGCCACCCCGGTCATCGACAACCGGGCCCCGAACGGGCTCCGCATCCCGCCCCGGTTCTCCTTCGCGTATCTCCTCGGCTCACCCCGCGTCGCGCTCCAGCGGAGACTGCTCCTGCTGCCGGACGCCCAGTCACAGGAGTACGGGAAGCAGATCGACGACATCCTGGCGCTGCTGGCGGGCACGTACCGCTCCGAGGACGGCATCGAGGCCCACGTGGTGCCGGGCGAAGGCGCCGACGTGCAGGTCTGGATCCTGGGGAGCAGCGGTGGGGAGAGCGCGGAGGTCGCAGGCCGCAATGGGCTCCGGTTCGCAGCGAACTACCACGTCAGCCCGGGCACGGTGCTGGAGGCGGCAGAGGGCTACCGCGCCGCTTTCCAGCCGTCCGACGTACTGGACAAGCCCTACGTCAGCGTGTCGGCCGACGTCGTCGTCGCCGAGGACGACGAGACCGCCCGCGAGCTGGCAACCGGCTACGGCCTCTGGGTCCGCAGTATCCGTACGGCGGAGGGGGCCATCCCGTTTCCGACGCCGGACGAGGCGCGCGCCCACACCTGGTCGGATGAGGACCGGGCGCTGGTGCAGGACCGGACCGACACCCAGTTCGTAGGCTCCCCGGACCGGGTTGCCGACCGACTCGCCCAGTTGCAGGAGGCAACAGGGGCCGATGAGTTGCTGATCACCACGATCACTCACGGCCATGAGGACCGGGTACGGTCCTACGAGCTGCTGGCCGAGGAGTGGCGCAAGAGGTGAGGGACCGCCGGGCCGAGGTCACAGGCGCTGCAGGTGACCTCGGCCCGGTGCCCGCTGCTTCACCGGTCAGCGTGCCCGGCGCCTGAATCACGCTCGAAGGGACGGTCCATGGCCCAGCTGGGAACCACGGCAGTGCTGGCGGTGGTGCCGGAGGCGGGACCGCTGCTGAAGATGGCCGCAGAAGCGGATCCACGCGTGGTGCGGTCCGGCGTACCCGCGCACGCCGCGCTGCTCTACCCGTGGCTGCCCGCCGACGACGTCGACGATCGGGAACTGGAAAGACTGCGCGCCGCAGTGCCGACGGGCCCGGTGCGGCTGCGACTGACCGCGGTGGAGCGGCGGGACGGATTCGTTGCGGTCGCACTACCCGAACTGCGGGCCGTAGCCACTGCCTTGCGCGCGCTGTATCCGGCACACGTCCCCTACGGCGGCCGGTTCGGGCAGGACCCGCCGGTGCATCTGACCGTGGCCCTCGACGCCGACGCGCACACCGCGACAGCCATCGCCGAGCGAACGGCTGTACTCCTGCCGATCGATGCCGAGGTGACGGCGCTGTCCGTGGTCACTCTGACTCCCGCTGGATGGCGGGAGCTTGCGGAGCTTCCCCTTTCGGCCATCAGCTGAAGAAAGTTCTGTCGTCGGCGCCCGGTTTCCGCAGATCACCCGCACGCCGAACGGTCTAGACCTCTAATGAACCGGAAAGGCATTCCCGCAGGGCTCCATCTATGGCTCACTGTGTCGTGTTCTCGACAAGCGGACGCGCGTAGACCCCACTGCAGCTACCTCACCCCCACCACGCAGGAGGAAGCCATGTCCCTCAGGAGCCTCACTCTCGGATCCGCCAAGCGAAGACTCGCCGCCACCGGCGTCGCCGCCACGAGCATCGCACTGACCCTCACCCTGGTGTCAGGTACCGCCTCCGCAGCGCCGGCGCCATCGGACCGCGGCGTCCCGCTGGGCCAGGGCTATATGGGCGTGGGCTACGTGCAGGACAGCAAGGACTTCAAGCCGGACACCCGGCAGCTGCGCCTCGACGCGACGCCGGACGCGAACCTGCTGGCCAACCCCGTGGGTGTGGACGTCTCCAACTGGCAGGGTGCCATCAACTGGGGTTCGGTCCGCGGCGCGGGCATCGAGTTCAGCTGGATGAAGGCGACCGAGGGCACCACGTACAAGGACCCTCGCTTCAGCGCCAACTACCTGGGCGCCTACAACGCCGGCGTCATCAGGGGCGCGTACCACTTCGCGCGGCCCGATCTGTCCGGTGGCGCGGCACAGGCGAACTTCTTCGCGAGCAGTGGTGGCGCCTGGTCCCGCGACAACCTGACGCTCCCCGGCGTCCTGGACATCGAGGGAAGCTGCTACGGCAAGACGGCCGCGGCGATGCAGTCCTGGATCCTCGACTTCTACAACACCTACAAGGCCCGCACCGGCCGTGACGTCGTGATCTACACCAGTGCGAGCTGGTGGAACTCCTGCACCGGCGGCTGGACGGGCATGTCCGCCAGGAGCCCGCTGTGGGTGGCCCACTGGACCTCCGCGAGCAGCCCCAGCATCCCGAAGGGCTTCCCCTACTGGACCGTGTGGCAGTACACGTCCAC
The sequence above is drawn from the Streptomyces sp. NBC_01465 genome and encodes:
- a CDS encoding 2'-5' RNA ligase family protein — translated: MAQLGTTAVLAVVPEAGPLLKMAAEADPRVVRSGVPAHAALLYPWLPADDVDDRELERLRAAVPTGPVRLRLTAVERRDGFVAVALPELRAVATALRALYPAHVPYGGRFGQDPPVHLTVALDADAHTATAIAERTAVLLPIDAEVTALSVVTLTPAGWRELAELPLSAIS
- a CDS encoding glycoside hydrolase family 2 TIM barrel-domain containing protein, whose product is MAHSHPNSAPNPQLPPHHGPVSRRRLLQASAAALGGLALAGALPGTRALAAGPAGSVGGINADGNEWNGRIDVVRLGTEPPHTTLMPYANLKQALAADRTTSPWRQSLDGDWKFAYVDRPADKNEDFYRTDLDDSGWETTPVPSAWQLHGHDYPIYINITYPWWGPNGLGENAQPPAAPTRYNPVGQYRRTFTAPRGWADRRTFLHFEGVKAAHYVWINGHLAGYHEDSYTPAEYDITPYLKDGTNQIAVEVYRYSDGDWLQDQDMIRLSGIFRSVYLYSTPGVHIRDFKLDTPLGDDFTSAALSVTAHVRDYAGDAAGASYTVETQLYDADGHAVWARPLAQRATPTDSEVTVEASRSVPSPRLWSAEDPYLYTAVLQLRDPAGKIVETLSHRIGLREFALTDGLMRINGQPVTFRGTNRHEMHPDRGSALSRADLVDDITLIKRLNINSVRTSHYPNNPLWLELADEYGLYLVGETNLETHGVNGQYPGSHADWTTACVDRAQNMVHRDKNHASVVIWSLGNEAGSGSSFRAMHEWIRSYDPTRVIQYEGDNSPGTSDIRSKMYEPPSRVEARAKDTSDTRPYVMIEYAHSMGNSTGNFKEYWDVIRRYDVLQGGWIWDFVDQALTWPTPTRKLLTETGPAGLKGEVINPSGSYDAEHGVSGATVFARDQQLDDLTGSLTLEAWMTPHIRGSHQPILAKGDTQYALKQADNGLEFYIYTAGQWSAASWTTPDDGWTDKEHHIAGVYDADAGTLTLYVDGEAKATKASAHGPSSNTAPLSLAGEVDNPTREFSGTVRRARVYARALKAAELADDKRGPGDDGVLFWFDAKTARYTQKKARTKTFHAYGGDWGDNPNDGAFSGDGIVLPDRRLTGKSAEVKRIYQPVTATRQEGAAPGEITLTNDNLFTGLRAYEGHWEVSLDGEITAHGKLSRAQLDVPPMTGKRITLPIELPRDPAPGAEYFLQLSFTTKERTPWADAGFEVARIQLPLDAGSPEVVPAPLTSVPELTYRRSDTAVTVTGRGFEVIIDTATGLISSYEAAGTKLLTSGPIPNFWRAPTDNDRGSGQHTRNQTWRDAGARREVTGVTVRELDGHAVEITVKGTLPTATTSAYTTTCTVFGNGEIKVDNTLSPGATTLPYLPEIGTILHLPAALDRLHYYGRGPEENHWDRNDGTDVGRWSGTVAEQWSPYLRPQENGNKTDVRWAALTDSRGHGLLVSGDGLLEVNASHFTPEDLSVGARHDYQLTPRDEVILRVNHRQMGIGGDDSWGAQTHDAYKLPADRDYSYTYRLRPLTDVRQATALSRRPTAAE
- a CDS encoding putative leader peptide, with protein sequence MPRSGLTRRLHIDLLRVSSAY
- a CDS encoding GH25 family lysozyme, which translates into the protein MSLRSLTLGSAKRRLAATGVAATSIALTLTLVSGTASAAPAPSDRGVPLGQGYMGVGYVQDSKDFKPDTRQLRLDATPDANLLANPVGVDVSNWQGAINWGSVRGAGIEFSWMKATEGTTYKDPRFSANYLGAYNAGVIRGAYHFARPDLSGGAAQANFFASSGGAWSRDNLTLPGVLDIEGSCYGKTAAAMQSWILDFYNTYKARTGRDVVIYTSASWWNSCTGGWTGMSARSPLWVAHWTSASSPSIPKGFPYWTVWQYTSTGSVSGISGNVDRDRFSGDRSRLLALANNTP
- a CDS encoding NtaA/DmoA family FMN-dependent monooxygenase (This protein belongs to a clade of FMN-dependent monooxygenases, within a broader family of flavin-dependent oxidoreductases, the luciferase-like monooxygenase (LMM) family, some of whose members use coenzyme F420 rather than FMN.), with protein sequence MSKPLKQIHLAAHFPGVNNTTVWSDPAAGSHIEFSSFAHFAQTAERAKFDFLFLAEGLRLREQGGEIYDLDVVGRPDTFAVLAALAAVTDRLGLTGTINSTFNEPYEVARQFASLDHLSGGRSAWNVVTSWDAFTGENFRRGGFLPKEERYSRAKEFLETTNELLDSWRGDEVVADQSAGTFLSDAKAGSFVHTGQHFDIHGQFNVPRSPQGRPVIFQAGDSDEGREFAASSADAIFSRYATLKEGQEFYTDVKGRLARYGRSRDQLLILPAASFVLGDTDAEAEETAREVRRQQVSGATAIKHLEFVWNRDLSAYDPEGPLPDIDPDLGEHTLARGRAQVRMYRDPLATAREWRERAAANKWSIRDLVIETGNRQTFVGSPATVAETINHFVQSDASDGFILVPHITPSGLDTFADQVVPLLQEQGVYRTEYEGTTLRDHLGLAHPDDRNGVRTAS
- a CDS encoding putative leader peptide is translated as MRPLTRRHPLSPVPPRRLNLYSRHHIDLLRVAGALCRP
- a CDS encoding LLM class flavin-dependent oxidoreductase, with product MSDIPLGILDLVPISSGSTATEALLNTIDLARRAESFGYDRYWYAEHHLNPGVAGTSPAVVLALTAAATSTIRIGSGAVQLGHRTALSTVEEFGLIDALHPGRLDLGLGRSGGRPPGAPAAPLPGATPVIDNRAPNGLRIPPRFSFAYLLGSPRVALQRRLLLLPDAQSQEYGKQIDDILALLAGTYRSEDGIEAHVVPGEGADVQVWILGSSGGESAEVAGRNGLRFAANYHVSPGTVLEAAEGYRAAFQPSDVLDKPYVSVSADVVVAEDDETARELATGYGLWVRSIRTAEGAIPFPTPDEARAHTWSDEDRALVQDRTDTQFVGSPDRVADRLAQLQEATGADELLITTITHGHEDRVRSYELLAEEWRKR
- a CDS encoding glutathione S-transferase C-terminal domain-containing protein yields the protein MPKTASRSSSTATSITASPHPHRLHSRIGVGAAGGFYPAPGRYDLFLSQSCPRSLRISLTLDLLGLRDTVATTVLASPGESPAAYASLRRAYEATVHHFDGPLTVPALRDRWSGRIVSNHTPDILSSLAGPLSGDGEGRSCTLRPPHLAADIDALCEVLDRDVAPTARPSARRSALNLLDRRLSRHPFALGESLTAADVDLWVALVHLDRSETLCAFPRLSAYVQRLGGLPAFRGAVGAVPDAA
- a CDS encoding LLM class flavin-dependent oxidoreductase — protein: MTSTPSPLHLAVALDGTGWHPASWREPVARPRDLLTAAYWADLVAEAERGLLDLVTIEDGLGLQSSLLTDPDDRTDQVRGRLDAVLIAARIAPLTRHIGVVPTVVTTHTEPFHISKAIATLDYVSTGRAGVRVQIDARPNEAAHFGRRTIAPLPAGGYNTPAGQEAVRAHFDEAADYVEVVRRLWDSWEDGAEIRDAATGRFIDREKLHYIDFEGEHFSVKGPSITPRPPQGQPVVSALAHATFPYRLVARAADIGYVTPHDAEQARAIVDEIRAEQAAAGRADETVHLFGDLVVFLDEEPAEAAARRERLDALAGQEYTSDARIFAGTPSQLADLLQELQQSGLSGFRLRPAVVGHDLPAITRGLVPELQRRGAFRTAYEADTLRGLLGLARPANRYATATATA